One part of the Terrimicrobium sacchariphilum genome encodes these proteins:
- the recQ gene encoding DNA helicase RecQ, whose amino-acid sequence MPSLEDTLHRTFGYSSFRPLQREIMEASLAGRDVFALLPTGGGKSLCFQLPALIRPGLTVVVSPLIALMKDQVDQLQAAGVSATFLNSTLGAAESKSRLRGLHNGEYRLLYVAPERLMLDNWRDNLLSWNVSALAIDEAHCISEWGHDFRPEYRQIAKLRDLLPDIPVTALTATATERVRDDIVKHLKLRDPEIFVASFNRPNLLYRVIAKDQPAKQIADFVSSRREESGIVYCATRATTERVADALSNRGLTARPYHAGLSAEERALNQELFLRDEVRIICATIAFGMGINKPNVRWVLHYDLPKNVEGYYQETGRAGRDSLPSDCLLLFSPGDAAKQMHFIDEMTNPKEKQIARDQLRQMLEYAETSHCRRQSLLRYFGEDVDETNCEGCDNCLEPRETYDGTIPAQKFLSCILRIRKATPFGVGMNHIIEVLTGAETEKVRKWGHDTLSTYGIGKDLPRPEWAAIGRELLRLGFVQQTAGEYPQWEITEAGLEVLKSRRMISLTKPLASPRKRARSRSGEISCDELLFTRLRSVRKKLADEHQVPAYIIFGDATLREMARKYPTTEREMSLIPGVGEKKLAEYGEIFCDAISEHLSVYPKLAQPA is encoded by the coding sequence ATGCCCAGCCTCGAAGACACGCTCCATCGCACGTTCGGCTATTCCTCATTTCGGCCGCTCCAACGTGAGATCATGGAAGCCTCACTGGCGGGCCGCGATGTCTTTGCCCTGCTCCCGACGGGCGGCGGCAAATCGCTTTGCTTCCAACTGCCCGCCCTCATTCGTCCCGGCTTGACGGTCGTGGTCTCACCGCTCATCGCGCTGATGAAGGACCAGGTCGACCAGCTCCAGGCCGCTGGCGTTTCCGCGACTTTTCTGAATTCCACCCTCGGTGCCGCCGAGTCCAAGAGCCGTCTGCGTGGACTGCATAATGGAGAGTATCGCCTGCTCTATGTCGCCCCCGAGCGCCTGATGCTCGACAACTGGCGCGACAACCTCCTCTCCTGGAATGTCTCCGCCCTCGCCATCGACGAGGCGCATTGTATTTCGGAATGGGGTCACGATTTCCGTCCCGAGTACCGCCAGATTGCGAAGCTCCGCGATCTCCTGCCCGACATCCCGGTCACGGCGCTCACTGCCACAGCGACGGAACGTGTGCGAGACGACATCGTCAAGCACCTGAAGCTCCGCGATCCCGAGATCTTCGTCGCCAGCTTCAACCGCCCCAACCTTCTTTATCGCGTCATCGCCAAAGACCAGCCCGCCAAGCAGATCGCAGATTTCGTTTCCAGCCGCCGCGAGGAAAGCGGCATCGTCTACTGCGCCACCCGGGCCACCACCGAGCGCGTGGCGGACGCACTGTCCAATCGCGGCCTGACCGCACGCCCCTACCACGCTGGCCTCTCCGCCGAGGAGCGCGCGCTTAACCAGGAGCTCTTCCTCCGCGACGAAGTGCGCATCATCTGCGCCACCATTGCCTTCGGGATGGGCATCAACAAACCCAACGTCCGCTGGGTCCTGCACTACGATCTGCCCAAGAACGTCGAGGGCTACTACCAGGAAACCGGGCGTGCCGGGCGCGACAGTCTGCCCTCAGATTGTCTGCTCCTTTTCAGTCCCGGCGACGCGGCTAAGCAGATGCATTTCATTGATGAAATGACTAATCCCAAGGAGAAGCAGATCGCCCGCGACCAGCTTCGCCAGATGCTTGAGTATGCCGAGACCTCGCACTGCCGCCGCCAATCGCTCCTGCGATACTTTGGCGAAGACGTCGATGAGACAAACTGCGAGGGATGCGACAACTGCCTCGAACCTCGCGAAACATACGATGGCACCATCCCAGCCCAGAAATTTCTCTCCTGCATCCTTCGTATCCGCAAGGCCACTCCGTTCGGCGTGGGCATGAACCATATCATCGAAGTCCTCACCGGCGCGGAAACCGAGAAGGTCCGCAAATGGGGCCACGATACCCTCAGCACCTATGGCATCGGGAAGGATCTGCCCCGCCCAGAATGGGCGGCCATCGGACGTGAACTTCTTCGCCTTGGATTCGTCCAGCAAACTGCCGGAGAGTATCCTCAATGGGAAATCACCGAAGCGGGACTGGAAGTGTTGAAATCGCGCCGCATGATCTCGCTCACGAAGCCTCTGGCTTCACCCAGGAAGCGTGCCCGCAGCCGCTCGGGCGAGATTTCCTGCGACGAACTCCTCTTTACCCGCCTGCGGTCCGTGCGCAAAAAGCTCGCCGACGAACATCAGGTGCCCGCCTACATTATCTTTGGCGACGCCACCCTGCGAGAGATGGCGCGAAAATACCCCACCACTGAGCGAGAAATGTCGCTTATCCCAGGCGTTGGAGAGAAAAAACTGGCCGAATATGGCGAAATTTTCTGCGATGCCATCTCGGAACACCTGTCGGTCTACCCAAAACTTGCGCAACCTGCGTAA
- a CDS encoding glutaredoxin family protein: protein MEKPVITAYLKTFCGWSNGVRAVLSKYDLPYTEKDIIKNPELRFEMEQLSGQPLSPCVIVNDTMLADISGEELEQYMLEKGLVGASDKTTDVPLNAACTDEQHEAMVKLKF, encoded by the coding sequence ATGGAAAAACCCGTTATCACAGCTTATCTCAAGACCTTCTGCGGATGGAGCAACGGCGTTCGCGCCGTACTCTCAAAGTATGACCTCCCCTACACGGAGAAGGACATCATCAAAAATCCGGAACTGCGCTTCGAGATGGAGCAACTGAGCGGGCAGCCGCTGTCGCCCTGCGTCATCGTGAACGACACGATGCTCGCGGACATCAGCGGCGAGGAGCTCGAGCAGTATATGCTCGAGAAGGGCCTCGTCGGAGCGTCGGATAAAACCACCGACGTTCCGCTAAATGCTGCTTGCACAGACGAGCAGCATGAGGCTATGGTCAAACTCAAGTTTTAA
- a CDS encoding 30S ribosomal protein S1, giving the protein MAIMAELQQLIANSVKNYREGSIVKGHILEVRPREFLVDIGYKSEGVIPASEFDDPSEVEVGDEIEVLLERLENDEGMVVLSKEKAAARQNWEKIVSVFKGEGLIKGKVKAVVKGGLTVNVGVEAFLPASQIDIIPPKDLQQFVANTYDFKIVKINEDRKNVVLSRREIIEQERSEKRQRFLSSVNVGDRVQGVVKNITDFGAFIDLDGIDGLLHVTDMSWARLTHPGELLKVGQQIDVQILDINKDKERVSLGIKQMQSNPWDRIEERFPVGQKIKGKVTSLMPYGAFVQIEEGVEGLIHVSELSWTKRIARPSDVLTLGQEIEALVLGVNKEEQKISLGVRQLEPNPWDEIEVRYMIGKQVKGKVRNMTAYGAFVELEEGIDGMIHVSDLSWTRKINHPSEVLKKGDELEAVVIDIDKVNQRISLGIKQLENDPWKEIDGKFKIGDLVKGTVTKITNFGAFVQLQDDIDGLVHISQISEDRVDKVKDALKIGQEVEARVIKVDKAERRIGLSIKAANYDQDALRREAETLDTLRPGEDMVGLAQAFEFAEEEYRPGEGKKKK; this is encoded by the coding sequence ATGGCCATCATGGCAGAACTCCAGCAACTCATCGCTAACTCCGTAAAGAATTACCGCGAGGGTAGCATTGTAAAAGGACACATTCTTGAAGTCCGTCCCCGCGAATTTCTCGTCGACATCGGATACAAGAGCGAGGGCGTAATCCCCGCCAGCGAATTTGACGACCCGTCCGAGGTCGAAGTCGGCGACGAAATCGAGGTTCTTCTCGAGCGTCTCGAAAACGATGAGGGCATGGTTGTTCTCTCGAAGGAAAAGGCCGCCGCGCGCCAGAACTGGGAGAAAATCGTCTCCGTGTTCAAGGGCGAAGGCCTCATCAAGGGCAAGGTCAAAGCCGTGGTCAAGGGCGGTCTCACCGTCAATGTCGGCGTCGAGGCTTTCCTCCCCGCTTCCCAGATCGACATCATCCCGCCGAAGGATCTCCAGCAGTTCGTCGCCAACACCTACGACTTCAAGATCGTCAAGATCAACGAAGACCGTAAGAACGTCGTTCTCAGCCGCCGCGAAATCATCGAGCAGGAACGCTCCGAGAAGCGCCAGCGCTTCCTCAGCAGCGTGAACGTCGGCGATCGCGTCCAGGGCGTCGTCAAGAACATCACCGACTTCGGTGCGTTCATCGACCTCGACGGCATCGACGGTCTCCTCCACGTCACCGACATGTCCTGGGCCCGCCTCACCCACCCCGGCGAGCTCCTCAAGGTCGGCCAGCAGATCGACGTACAGATCCTCGACATCAACAAGGACAAGGAGCGCGTCTCGCTCGGCATCAAGCAGATGCAGTCCAACCCCTGGGATCGCATCGAAGAGCGCTTCCCGGTCGGCCAGAAGATCAAGGGCAAGGTCACGAGCCTCATGCCTTACGGTGCTTTCGTCCAGATCGAGGAAGGCGTCGAAGGTCTCATCCACGTTTCCGAACTCTCGTGGACCAAGCGCATCGCCCGTCCTTCCGACGTGCTCACGCTCGGCCAGGAGATCGAGGCTCTTGTCCTCGGCGTTAACAAGGAAGAGCAGAAGATCTCGCTCGGCGTCCGCCAGCTCGAGCCGAATCCGTGGGACGAAATCGAAGTCCGCTACATGATCGGCAAGCAGGTCAAGGGCAAGGTCCGCAACATGACCGCCTACGGCGCATTCGTCGAACTCGAGGAAGGCATCGACGGCATGATTCACGTCTCCGACCTCTCCTGGACCCGCAAGATCAACCACCCGAGCGAAGTCCTCAAGAAGGGCGACGAACTCGAGGCGGTGGTCATCGACATCGACAAGGTCAACCAGCGCATCAGCCTCGGCATCAAGCAGCTCGAGAACGATCCCTGGAAGGAAATCGACGGCAAGTTCAAGATCGGCGACCTCGTCAAGGGTACCGTCACCAAGATCACGAACTTCGGCGCTTTCGTTCAGCTCCAGGACGACATCGACGGCCTCGTGCACATCTCGCAGATCAGCGAGGACCGTGTCGACAAGGTCAAGGACGCTCTCAAGATCGGTCAGGAAGTGGAAGCCCGCGTCATCAAGGTCGACAAGGCCGAGCGCCGCATCGGTCTTTCCATCAAGGCCGCGAACTACGACCAGGATGCCCTCCGCCGCGAAGCCGAGACTCTCGACACGCTGCGTCCGGGCGAGGACATGGTCGGCCTGGCTCAGGCCTTCGAGTTCGCCGAGGAAGAATATCGTCCGGGCGAAGGCAAGAAGAAGAAATAA
- the mqo gene encoding malate dehydrogenase (quinone) has product MLSGKGEGAADVILVGAGIMSSTLGVILNALEPDWKILILESLDDVSQESSLAWNNAGTGHAALCELNYTPERADGSVDVSKALKINEAFEISKQCWSTLAQRGVIASPEKFIHRVPHHSFVRGEANTSYLRRRFEALKGHHAFDGMQFANTAEEIAEWLPLMMDGREKTEKLAATRMSIGSDVNFGELCRQFIDYLRKQGAEVLLRHKVTGVDREASGWRITAKNLASGGKREFRAPFVFLGAGGGALPLLQKSGIPEGKGYGGFPVGGQWLRCDDPALAERHFAKVYGKAEVGTPPMSVPHLDTRVIDGKRGLLFGPYATFSTKYLRHGSILDMPLSFRPDNMVPMLAAGAQNIPLTQYLIGQVLQSPRQRFQALQAFIPMAKFEDWKLVDAGQRVQVIKKHPKLGGVLEFGTEVVAAGDGSLAALLGASPGASTSISIMLELLARCFPQQISSEKWVTSLQALIPSYGEHLLENRALFDRVRSWTSEILGLRAPLPEIRVPASAGVASSQAS; this is encoded by the coding sequence ATGCTAAGCGGGAAGGGAGAAGGGGCCGCCGACGTCATCCTCGTCGGGGCGGGTATCATGAGCAGCACTCTGGGGGTCATCCTCAATGCGCTGGAACCAGATTGGAAAATTTTGATCCTGGAGTCGCTCGACGACGTTTCCCAGGAGAGCAGTCTCGCCTGGAATAATGCGGGAACAGGGCATGCCGCACTCTGCGAACTGAACTACACGCCCGAACGGGCCGATGGATCAGTCGATGTTTCCAAGGCTTTGAAAATCAACGAGGCTTTCGAAATCTCGAAACAGTGCTGGTCCACCCTCGCCCAGCGCGGTGTTATTGCCTCGCCCGAGAAATTCATCCATCGGGTGCCGCATCACAGCTTCGTCCGAGGAGAGGCCAATACATCCTATCTACGCAGGCGCTTTGAGGCGTTGAAGGGTCACCATGCCTTCGACGGGATGCAATTCGCCAATACTGCCGAGGAGATCGCCGAGTGGCTCCCGCTCATGATGGATGGTCGGGAAAAGACAGAAAAGCTCGCCGCCACGCGCATGTCCATCGGCTCGGATGTGAACTTCGGCGAACTCTGTCGCCAGTTCATCGACTACCTGCGCAAGCAAGGCGCCGAGGTGCTGCTGCGCCACAAGGTCACCGGCGTCGACCGCGAAGCCTCTGGCTGGCGCATCACGGCAAAGAATCTCGCAAGCGGCGGGAAACGGGAATTCCGCGCCCCCTTCGTTTTCCTCGGAGCAGGTGGTGGCGCCCTGCCCCTTCTGCAAAAATCCGGCATCCCGGAGGGCAAGGGCTACGGCGGATTCCCCGTCGGCGGGCAATGGCTGCGCTGCGATGACCCGGCCCTGGCCGAGCGCCATTTCGCCAAGGTCTATGGCAAGGCCGAGGTCGGCACCCCGCCCATGTCGGTCCCGCACCTCGACACGCGGGTGATCGATGGCAAACGCGGGCTGCTTTTCGGCCCTTATGCGACATTTTCGACAAAGTATCTCCGCCACGGCTCGATCCTCGACATGCCGCTATCGTTCCGTCCGGACAACATGGTTCCCATGCTGGCCGCCGGTGCTCAGAATATTCCACTCACCCAGTACCTCATCGGCCAGGTCCTCCAGTCGCCCAGGCAGCGCTTCCAGGCCCTGCAGGCCTTCATTCCCATGGCGAAATTTGAGGACTGGAAGCTCGTCGACGCCGGACAACGCGTCCAGGTGATCAAGAAGCACCCAAAGCTCGGCGGCGTGCTGGAGTTTGGCACCGAGGTGGTCGCCGCCGGGGACGGTTCGCTGGCCGCCCTGCTGGGGGCCTCGCCCGGAGCCTCCACCTCCATCTCGATCATGCTCGAACTGCTGGCCAGGTGCTTCCCCCAGCAAATCTCCAGTGAGAAATGGGTCACCAGCCTCCAGGCGCTCATCCCGTCCTACGGCGAGCACCTGTTGGAAAATCGCGCCCTCTTTGACCGCGTACGGAGCTGGACGTCGGAAATCCTCGGCCTCCGCGCTCCCCTGCCCGAGATCCGAGTCCCGGCCAGCGCCGGAGTCGCCTCGTCCCAGGCCAGCTAA
- the carB gene encoding carbamoyl-phosphate synthase large subunit, with product MPKDTSIKKILLIGSGPIVIGQGCEFDYSGVQACKALAEEGYSVVLVNSNPATIMTDPEFADRTYIEPITPEAIEKILEREKPDAVLPTLGGQTALNAAMALVENGALERHGARLIGANAEAIRRGEDRQIFKDIMLEIGLDVAASGVAHTLDEAREIAGRIGSYPLIIRPAFTLGGAGGGIAYNRDELEEIVRRGLDMSPVSEVLVEESLLGWKEYEMEVVRDRADNCVVICSIENLDPMGVHTGDSITVAPVQTLSDKEYQVMRDASFAVIRAIGVETGGSNIQFAVNPQNGRMIVIEMNPRVSRSSALASKATGFPIAKIAAKLAVGYTLDELRNDITRETTACFEPSIDYCVVKIPRFTFEKFPQADPTLTTQMKSVGEAMAIGRTFKEALQKALRSLEIGRFGLGADGKDALPTLPDGKPDIAAIEQKIRIPNHERIFFLRYALQVGITPERIHEISAIDPWFLENIRQIVEEEERIRTKGIAEVGFRKAKKLGFSDRQLAILTKATEPEIRAARKAAGVVPTYRLVDTCAAEFEAYTPYFYSTYGDEDETRASDKKKVMILGGGPNRIGQGIEFDYCCVHAAFALKELGWETIMVNSNPETVSTDYDTSDKLYFEPLTLEDVLNIYERERADAIIVQFGGQTPLNLAAGLAANGCKIIGTQPSSIEMAEDRKHFAAMLSKLGLKQTEGATATNEQEAVSVASEIGYPVLVRPSFVLGGRAMQIVHNEEELRQYIRTAVAASPERPVLVDRFLEDATEVDVDCIADGETCVIGGVMEHIEQAGIHSGDSACVIPSFSLSATVLETIKSATKAMARELQVRGLMNVQFAVKDEQVYVLEVNPRASRTVPFVSKAIGKPLAKLAAKIMAGKTLRELGFTEEIIPTHFSVKEAVFPFIKFPGVDIILGPEMRSTGEVMGIDADLGIAYAKSQMSAQPPLPTKGNVFISVKDADKQAVIPIAKEFHDLGFIIHATSGTAKILADAGVPAKALLKLQEGRPNVLDLIKNGEIQFIINTPSGQQPRRDEVVIRSAAVAGRVATMTTLRGARASAAAIRALQQAGYAVKSIQEYHA from the coding sequence ATGCCCAAAGATACTTCGATCAAAAAAATCCTGCTCATCGGCTCCGGCCCCATCGTCATCGGCCAGGGTTGTGAATTCGACTACTCTGGTGTCCAGGCCTGCAAGGCCCTGGCCGAGGAGGGATACTCTGTCGTCCTCGTAAACTCCAACCCCGCCACCATCATGACGGACCCGGAGTTTGCCGACCGCACGTACATCGAACCCATTACGCCCGAGGCGATTGAGAAAATCCTCGAGCGGGAGAAGCCCGATGCCGTGCTCCCGACCCTTGGTGGCCAGACCGCGCTCAATGCCGCCATGGCTCTCGTGGAGAATGGCGCCCTGGAGCGTCACGGTGCCCGCCTTATCGGCGCGAACGCAGAGGCAATCCGCCGAGGCGAAGATCGCCAGATTTTCAAAGACATCATGCTCGAGATCGGCCTCGATGTGGCCGCCTCCGGCGTGGCCCATACGCTCGATGAGGCTCGAGAGATCGCCGGTCGCATCGGGTCTTACCCGCTGATCATCCGCCCTGCCTTCACCCTCGGCGGAGCGGGCGGCGGCATCGCCTACAACCGCGACGAACTCGAGGAGATCGTCCGCCGCGGTCTGGACATGTCCCCCGTTTCCGAAGTTCTCGTCGAAGAATCCCTCCTGGGCTGGAAGGAATACGAGATGGAGGTGGTGCGTGACCGTGCCGACAACTGCGTGGTCATCTGCTCGATCGAAAACCTCGATCCCATGGGCGTGCATACGGGCGACTCGATCACCGTCGCCCCAGTCCAGACCCTCTCCGACAAGGAGTACCAGGTCATGCGCGACGCGAGCTTTGCCGTCATTCGCGCCATCGGCGTGGAGACCGGCGGATCGAACATCCAGTTCGCCGTCAATCCGCAGAACGGTCGCATGATCGTCATCGAGATGAACCCGCGCGTCTCGCGCAGTTCCGCCCTCGCCTCGAAAGCCACGGGCTTCCCGATTGCGAAAATCGCCGCCAAGCTCGCCGTGGGTTACACCCTCGACGAACTGCGCAACGACATCACCCGCGAGACGACCGCCTGCTTCGAGCCATCGATCGACTATTGCGTGGTGAAAATCCCGCGCTTCACCTTTGAGAAATTCCCGCAGGCCGATCCGACCCTGACCACACAGATGAAGAGCGTGGGCGAGGCCATGGCCATTGGCCGCACGTTCAAGGAAGCCCTGCAAAAGGCGCTTCGCTCGCTGGAAATCGGTCGCTTCGGCCTCGGCGCGGATGGCAAGGACGCCCTGCCCACCCTCCCCGACGGCAAGCCCGACATCGCCGCGATCGAGCAGAAGATTCGCATCCCGAATCACGAGCGCATTTTCTTCCTCCGCTACGCTCTGCAGGTCGGCATCACGCCGGAGCGCATTCACGAGATTTCCGCCATCGATCCATGGTTCCTCGAGAACATCCGCCAGATCGTCGAGGAAGAGGAGCGCATCCGCACCAAGGGCATTGCCGAGGTGGGATTCCGCAAGGCCAAGAAGCTCGGCTTCTCGGACCGCCAGCTCGCCATCCTGACCAAGGCCACCGAACCGGAAATCCGCGCCGCCCGCAAAGCCGCCGGAGTCGTGCCCACCTACCGCCTCGTCGACACCTGCGCGGCGGAGTTCGAGGCTTACACGCCATACTTCTACTCGACCTATGGCGACGAGGATGAGACCCGCGCCAGCGACAAGAAGAAGGTCATGATTCTCGGCGGCGGACCGAACCGCATCGGCCAGGGTATCGAGTTTGACTACTGCTGCGTCCACGCCGCCTTCGCGCTGAAGGAGCTCGGCTGGGAGACGATCATGGTCAACTCCAACCCGGAGACCGTCTCGACCGATTACGATACCAGCGACAAGCTCTACTTCGAGCCCCTCACCCTTGAGGACGTGCTCAACATCTACGAGCGCGAGCGCGCCGATGCGATCATCGTGCAGTTCGGCGGCCAGACCCCGCTGAATCTCGCCGCCGGCCTCGCCGCCAACGGCTGCAAGATCATCGGCACCCAGCCGAGCAGCATCGAGATGGCCGAGGATCGCAAGCACTTCGCCGCGATGCTCAGCAAGCTCGGCCTCAAGCAGACCGAGGGCGCCACGGCCACCAACGAGCAGGAGGCCGTTTCCGTCGCCTCCGAGATCGGGTATCCCGTGCTCGTGCGTCCGTCCTTCGTTCTCGGCGGCCGCGCCATGCAGATCGTTCACAACGAGGAGGAACTGCGCCAGTATATCCGCACCGCCGTGGCCGCAAGCCCGGAACGCCCGGTGCTGGTCGACCGCTTCCTTGAGGACGCCACCGAGGTGGACGTCGATTGCATCGCCGACGGGGAAACCTGTGTGATCGGCGGCGTGATGGAGCACATCGAGCAGGCGGGCATTCACTCCGGCGACAGCGCCTGCGTGATCCCGAGCTTCTCGCTCTCCGCCACGGTTCTGGAAACCATCAAGAGCGCCACCAAAGCCATGGCTCGCGAACTCCAGGTGCGCGGCCTCATGAACGTGCAGTTCGCCGTCAAGGACGAGCAGGTCTACGTGCTGGAGGTCAACCCGCGCGCCTCGCGTACGGTCCCCTTTGTCAGCAAGGCCATCGGCAAGCCGCTCGCCAAGCTCGCCGCCAAGATCATGGCGGGCAAGACGCTGCGCGAACTCGGCTTCACGGAGGAGATCATCCCGACTCATTTCTCGGTCAAGGAAGCCGTCTTCCCGTTCATCAAGTTCCCGGGCGTCGACATCATCCTCGGCCCCGAGATGCGCTCGACCGGCGAGGTCATGGGCATCGACGCCGATCTCGGCATTGCCTACGCCAAGAGCCAGATGTCGGCCCAGCCGCCGCTCCCGACCAAGGGCAATGTCTTCATCAGCGTGAAGGACGCCGATAAACAGGCCGTCATCCCGATCGCGAAGGAATTCCATGACCTGGGCTTCATCATCCATGCGACGAGCGGAACCGCCAAAATCCTGGCCGATGCCGGAGTACCCGCCAAGGCGCTCCTCAAGCTCCAGGAGGGCCGCCCCAACGTGCTCGACCTGATCAAGAACGGCGAGATCCAGTTCATCATCAACACCCCGAGCGGCCAGCAACCCCGCCGCGACGAGGTGGTGATCCGCAGCGCAGCCGTCGCCGGACGCGTCGCCACGATGACGACTCTCCGAGGTGCCCGCGCCAGCGCAGCCGCCATCCGCGCCTTGCAACAGGCTGGCTACGCCGTCAAGAGCATCCAGGAATACCACGCGTAA
- a CDS encoding MlaE family ABC transporter permease → MKFIPVFFSRLILSFFLALGDVAQLAFETFGSIFRGRIRGKLLLQQIAEVGYRSQLVVIVTGAFTGAVFTAQAYFQFASLNMQTAVGPVVTLAMFRELGPVLTGLMVAGRVGAAMSAEIGTMKVTQQIDALRALAVHPVDYLVVPRALAMFISMPLLVVECVGCGVLAAYWVAVKVLNVESVYFVNNLKKFTDSSDIAMSLIKGAVFGVIIVFISCREGLRAKDGAVGVGRATTETVVTCSLAVLIVNFFMTMFLNIIFPAGQR, encoded by the coding sequence ATGAAGTTCATTCCGGTTTTCTTTTCCCGCCTGATTTTGTCCTTCTTCCTCGCTCTCGGGGATGTTGCGCAACTGGCGTTTGAGACCTTTGGTTCGATTTTCCGCGGGCGGATTCGGGGGAAGCTGCTCCTTCAGCAGATCGCGGAGGTCGGCTACCGTTCGCAGCTGGTGGTCATTGTCACTGGCGCTTTTACCGGTGCGGTCTTCACGGCGCAGGCGTATTTTCAGTTTGCCAGCCTGAACATGCAGACCGCCGTCGGTCCGGTGGTGACTCTGGCCATGTTCCGCGAGTTGGGCCCGGTGCTCACCGGCCTGATGGTAGCGGGTCGTGTCGGGGCGGCGATGAGCGCCGAGATCGGCACGATGAAGGTCACCCAGCAAATCGACGCCCTGCGCGCTCTGGCAGTGCATCCGGTGGATTACCTCGTCGTTCCCCGGGCGCTGGCGATGTTCATATCCATGCCGCTGCTCGTGGTCGAGTGCGTAGGCTGCGGTGTGCTGGCGGCCTATTGGGTCGCGGTCAAGGTCCTCAACGTCGAGTCCGTCTATTTCGTCAACAACCTCAAGAAGTTCACCGACTCCAGCGATATCGCCATGTCGCTTATCAAAGGAGCTGTTTTCGGCGTGATCATCGTCTTCATCAGCTGTCGCGAAGGCCTGCGGGCCAAGGACGGCGCGGTGGGCGTGGGTCGGGCTACCACGGAAACCGTGGTGACGTGCTCGCTCGCGGTGCTGATCGTGAATTTCTTCATGACGATGTTCCTCAACATCATCTTCCCGGCAGGCCAGCGCTGA
- a CDS encoding ABC transporter ATP-binding protein has translation MNPEPLISVRDLHQKIGRQEILRGFSLDIFKGETLVLLGKSGGGKSVFLRHLIGLMKPISGQIVFEGDDITKYNERELEPVRRKIGMLFQDGALFDSMTVYENVAFPLRERGERNEKVIRDKVHDALGMVNLHGHDQKMPVNLSGGMRKRVALARAIISPPHVILYDEPTAGLDPIVSDSINRLIRRLQKQLAVTSIVVTHDMISCDHIADRVALLNEGKRYFHGTLQELHGTQDPVIRNFVDGKSTDDDDFAPLDSPNEDN, from the coding sequence ATGAATCCCGAACCGCTCATTTCCGTTCGTGATCTTCACCAGAAGATCGGTCGCCAGGAGATCCTGCGCGGATTTTCCCTCGATATCTTCAAGGGCGAAACGCTCGTCCTGCTCGGCAAGAGCGGCGGAGGCAAGAGCGTCTTCCTGCGCCATCTCATCGGGCTGATGAAGCCCATCTCGGGCCAGATCGTTTTCGAGGGGGATGACATCACGAAGTATAACGAGCGCGAGCTTGAGCCCGTCCGCCGCAAGATCGGCATGCTATTCCAGGACGGAGCGTTGTTTGACTCGATGACAGTTTACGAAAACGTCGCCTTCCCGCTCCGGGAACGCGGCGAGCGCAACGAAAAGGTCATTCGCGACAAGGTGCACGACGCCCTCGGGATGGTGAACCTCCACGGCCACGACCAGAAGATGCCGGTGAACCTGAGCGGCGGCATGCGCAAGCGCGTGGCTTTGGCCCGGGCGATCATTTCGCCCCCGCATGTCATCCTGTACGACGAGCCGACGGCGGGTCTTGATCCCATCGTCTCGGATAGTATCAATCGACTTATCCGCCGCCTCCAGAAACAGCTCGCGGTTACCTCGATCGTCGTGACCCACGACATGATCAGCTGCGATCATATCGCGGACCGGGTGGCTTTACTTAACGAAGGTAAGCGGTACTTTCACGGGACGCTGCAGGAATTGCACGGCACCCAGGACCCGGTGATACGCAACTTTGTGGACGGGAAGTCGACGGATGACGACGACTTCGCCCCGCTTGATTCGCCGAACGAAGACAACTGA